One stretch of Lemur catta isolate mLemCat1 chromosome 2, mLemCat1.pri, whole genome shotgun sequence DNA includes these proteins:
- the HCFC1R1 gene encoding host cell factor C1 regulator 1 isoform X1, giving the protein MILQQPSERGPQGRAQRHSRAALGATRGLDASSPLRGAVPMSTKRRLEEEQEPLRKQFLSEENMATHFSRLSLHNDHPYCTPHLALPPALPPLRSSCSELLLWRYPGSLIPEALRLLRLGDTPAPHYPATPAGDTMEL; this is encoded by the exons ATGATCTTACAGCAGCCCTCGGAGCGAGGCCCCCAGGGTCGGGCCCAGCGCCACTCGCGGGCCGCCTTGGGGGCGACCCGGGGCCTGGACGCCAG CTCCCCTCTCCGAGGAGCTGTGCCCATGAGCACCAAGCGGCGCCTGGAGGAGGAGCA AGAGCCCCTGCGCAAGCAGTTCCTGTCTGAGGAGAACATGGCCACCCACTTCTCACGACTCAGCCTGCACAATGACCACCCCTACTGCACTCCCCACTTGGCCttacccccagccctgcccccactcaG GAGTTCTTGCTCTGAGCTGCTTCTTTGGCGCTACCCTGGGAGCCTCATTCCGGAGGCCCTCCGGCTGCTGAGGCTGGGGGACACCCCTGCGCCCCACTACCCTGCAACCCCAGCTGGGGATACAATGGAGCTCTGA
- the HCFC1R1 gene encoding host cell factor C1 regulator 1 isoform X2 yields MILQQPSERGPQGRAQRHSRAALGATRGLDAREPLRKQFLSEENMATHFSRLSLHNDHPYCTPHLALPPALPPLRSSCSELLLWRYPGSLIPEALRLLRLGDTPAPHYPATPAGDTMEL; encoded by the exons ATGATCTTACAGCAGCCCTCGGAGCGAGGCCCCCAGGGTCGGGCCCAGCGCCACTCGCGGGCCGCCTTGGGGGCGACCCGGGGCCTGGACGCCAG AGAGCCCCTGCGCAAGCAGTTCCTGTCTGAGGAGAACATGGCCACCCACTTCTCACGACTCAGCCTGCACAATGACCACCCCTACTGCACTCCCCACTTGGCCttacccccagccctgcccccactcaG GAGTTCTTGCTCTGAGCTGCTTCTTTGGCGCTACCCTGGGAGCCTCATTCCGGAGGCCCTCCGGCTGCTGAGGCTGGGGGACACCCCTGCGCCCCACTACCCTGCAACCCCAGCTGGGGATACAATGGAGCTCTGA